A genome region from Microcella alkaliphila includes the following:
- a CDS encoding aspartate aminotransferase family protein: MTDTMNRSTAAHPHLDPADGRRAYELDRQYVFHSWSAQGALDPFVIAGGAGSEVWNYDGERYLDFSCQLVNTNIGHSHPKVVAAIQKQAAELATVAPSHANLARGEAAKRIVEKAGPGFAKVFFTNGGADAIENAIRMARLTTRKHKVISTFRSYHGNTGAAIAATGDWRRMPNEYAWGHLRVFGPFLYRSEFHATTEAEECERALQHLERTIQAEGPDTIAAMVLESVPGTAGIFAPPAGYLAGVRAIADKYNIVWIADEVMAGFGRTGEWFAWQGHSVNPEGVVPDLIAFAKGVNSGYVPVGGVVISPEIAAAFDERVFPGGLTYSGHPLAMASIVASIDAMEEEGIIENATMIGEKHLGPGLRALADKHPMIGDVRGLGVFWALDLVTDRATREPVPASTIGALKRELMARRVLPFAADNRIHVVPPCVVTPEEVERALIAYDEAFTAVTQG, translated from the coding sequence ATGACCGACACGATGAACCGGTCAACTGCTGCCCACCCCCACCTCGACCCCGCGGACGGCCGCCGGGCGTACGAGCTCGACCGCCAGTACGTGTTCCACTCGTGGAGCGCCCAGGGTGCCCTCGACCCCTTCGTAATCGCCGGCGGTGCTGGCAGCGAAGTGTGGAACTACGACGGTGAGCGGTACCTCGACTTCTCGTGCCAGTTGGTCAACACGAACATCGGCCATTCGCACCCGAAGGTGGTTGCGGCCATCCAGAAGCAGGCCGCCGAGTTGGCGACCGTCGCGCCCTCGCACGCCAACCTCGCCCGGGGCGAGGCGGCCAAGCGCATCGTCGAGAAGGCCGGGCCCGGCTTCGCGAAGGTCTTCTTTACGAACGGTGGTGCCGACGCGATCGAGAACGCCATCCGCATGGCGCGCCTGACGACGCGCAAGCACAAAGTCATCTCGACCTTCCGCAGTTACCACGGCAACACCGGCGCGGCGATCGCCGCCACCGGCGACTGGCGGCGCATGCCGAACGAGTACGCGTGGGGGCACCTGCGCGTGTTCGGCCCGTTCCTGTACCGCAGCGAGTTCCACGCGACGACCGAGGCCGAAGAGTGCGAGCGCGCGTTGCAGCACCTCGAGCGCACCATCCAGGCCGAAGGTCCTGACACGATTGCTGCCATGGTGCTCGAGTCGGTTCCCGGCACGGCCGGCATCTTCGCCCCGCCCGCCGGCTACCTCGCAGGCGTCCGCGCGATCGCGGACAAATACAACATCGTGTGGATCGCCGACGAGGTGATGGCGGGCTTCGGCCGCACCGGCGAATGGTTCGCCTGGCAGGGCCACAGCGTCAACCCGGAGGGCGTCGTTCCCGATCTCATCGCCTTCGCCAAGGGAGTCAACTCGGGCTACGTGCCCGTCGGCGGTGTGGTGATCTCGCCCGAGATCGCCGCCGCGTTCGATGAGCGCGTCTTCCCCGGCGGCCTCACATACTCAGGCCACCCGCTGGCGATGGCCTCCATCGTTGCGTCCATCGACGCGATGGAGGAGGAGGGCATCATCGAGAACGCCACGATGATCGGCGAGAAGCATCTCGGACCGGGTCTGCGGGCTCTCGCCGACAAGCACCCGATGATCGGTGACGTGCGCGGGCTCGGCGTGTTCTGGGCGCTCGACCTCGTGACCGACCGCGCGACGCGCGAGCCGGTGCCGGCGAGCACCATCGGCGCCCTGAAGCGCGAGCTGATGGCGCGCCGGGTGCTGCCGTTTGCCGCCGACAACCGCATCCACGTTGTTCCGCCGTGCGTCGTGACGCCGGAGGAGGTGGAGCGGGCGCTGATCGCGTACGACGAGGCGTTCACGGCGGTTACGCAGGGCTGA
- a CDS encoding YceD family protein: MPAATSPYRVSVRDLMHRPGEMRERTLEFAAPEQLGVGAAYVAEGSPLAIELRLEGLHDGILVTGEIDAIQSGECVRCLDPVSRPLEVEFQELFAYSPEDAVDYTVHDDHVDCEPVVRDAVVLALPFQPVCRDDCPGLDPETGEKLADHAEQKPREVMDPRWAALEGFRAAETDTD; this comes from the coding sequence ATGCCTGCCGCGACTTCTCCCTACCGCGTCTCCGTGCGCGACCTCATGCATCGCCCCGGCGAAATGCGGGAACGCACCCTCGAGTTCGCCGCCCCCGAGCAGCTCGGCGTCGGCGCCGCATACGTTGCCGAGGGGTCGCCGCTCGCGATCGAGCTGCGACTGGAGGGTCTGCACGACGGGATTCTTGTCACGGGGGAGATCGACGCGATCCAGTCGGGGGAGTGCGTGCGGTGCCTCGATCCCGTCTCGCGGCCCCTCGAAGTCGAATTCCAGGAGCTTTTCGCGTATTCTCCTGAGGACGCTGTCGACTACACGGTTCACGATGATCACGTGGATTGTGAACCCGTAGTTCGGGACGCGGTTGTGCTTGCGCTTCCGTTCCAGCCCGTGTGTCGCGACGACTGCCCCGGCCTCGACCCCGAGACCGGCGAAAAGTTGGCGGACCACGCTGAACAGAAGCCGCGCGAGGTCATGGACCCGCGCTGGGCTGCCCTGGAAGGATTCCGGGCGGCTGAGACCGACACCGACTGA
- the rpmF gene encoding 50S ribosomal protein L32, with amino-acid sequence MAVPKRKKSRANTHARRSQWKAEVPTLVKTVENGKVVYSLPHRAKVVEDSAGTPLFLEYKGRKVADV; translated from the coding sequence ATGGCTGTTCCCAAGCGGAAGAAGTCGCGCGCCAACACCCACGCCCGCCGCTCGCAGTGGAAGGCTGAGGTCCCCACGCTCGTCAAGACCGTCGAGAACGGCAAGGTCGTGTACAGCCTTCCCCACCGCGCGAAGGTCGTTGAGGACTCGGCGGGCACCCCGCTGTTCCTCGAGTACAAGGGCCGCAAGGTCGCTGACGTCTGA
- the rnc gene encoding ribonuclease III, with the protein MSADPGVTPDRLALIAALGVRIDPELLELALTHRSWAYENGGVANNERLEFLGDSILGQAVTVMLYSSYPDLDEGELAKRRASLVSAVALAEVARGIGLGDHLKLGKGEELTGGRGKSSILADTVEALIGAAYLDCGGDEATALVLRLIDPLLADPARFGAAMDPKTSLQELVASLGRTAPVYEVVDAGPDHSKVFTATVVVDGEAIASGVGTSKKQAEMAAALSAWTALSARTA; encoded by the coding sequence ATGAGCGCTGACCCCGGGGTGACCCCCGACCGGTTGGCGCTTATTGCCGCGCTCGGGGTCAGGATCGACCCTGAGCTGCTGGAGCTTGCGCTCACCCACCGCTCGTGGGCCTACGAGAACGGCGGGGTGGCGAACAACGAGCGTCTCGAGTTTCTCGGCGACTCGATCCTCGGCCAGGCCGTCACGGTCATGCTCTACTCGAGCTACCCCGACCTCGACGAGGGCGAGCTGGCGAAGCGTCGCGCGTCGCTCGTCTCCGCGGTGGCGCTCGCCGAGGTGGCCCGGGGCATCGGCCTGGGCGACCACCTGAAGCTCGGTAAGGGCGAGGAGCTGACCGGCGGGCGCGGCAAGTCGTCAATCCTCGCCGACACGGTCGAGGCCCTGATCGGCGCCGCGTATCTCGACTGTGGTGGCGATGAGGCCACCGCGCTGGTGTTGCGGCTGATCGACCCGCTGCTCGCTGACCCCGCCCGTTTCGGCGCCGCCATGGACCCTAAGACGTCGCTACAGGAGCTGGTCGCGTCTCTCGGCCGCACGGCGCCCGTCTACGAGGTCGTCGACGCCGGCCCCGACCATTCGAAGGTGTTCACTGCGACCGTCGTCGTCGACGGCGAGGCAATCGCGTCGGGCGTGGGCACGAGCAAGAAGCAGGCCGAGATGGCCGCGGCGTTGAGCGCCTGGACGGCGCTGTCGGCGCGCACGGCGTGA
- the mutM gene encoding bifunctional DNA-formamidopyrimidine glycosylase/DNA-(apurinic or apyrimidinic site) lyase, which yields MPELPEVEVVRHGLAPAVTGATIERVEVLDERSLKRHDGPAEDFIDRLTGARIVAPVRRGKFLWMPVAVGDGSFGDPVEALVVHLGMSGQVLLRSRGADDGPLTRIRFEIVHPEHGELLVNFVDQRIFGSMALDVLQQTPDGAAGGYGSSLALVPGQVAHISRDPLDPAFDDAAFVAALRRRRTGIKRALLDQTLVSGIGNIYADEALWAARLHYDWPTASLPVARVRELLTEVRVVLARALEEGGTSFDAQYVNVNGASGYFSHSLRAYGQQGKACSRCGGLIVREQFMNRGSHFCPRCQPRPRRRAA from the coding sequence GTGCCTGAACTGCCCGAAGTCGAGGTCGTCCGTCACGGCCTCGCCCCCGCCGTCACGGGCGCGACTATCGAGCGCGTCGAGGTGCTCGACGAGCGCTCACTGAAGCGCCACGACGGTCCCGCGGAGGACTTCATCGACCGGCTGACGGGCGCGCGCATTGTCGCGCCCGTGCGGCGCGGCAAGTTCTTGTGGATGCCCGTGGCCGTCGGCGATGGATCCTTCGGCGACCCCGTCGAGGCCCTCGTCGTGCACCTGGGCATGAGCGGGCAGGTGCTGTTGCGCTCGCGAGGTGCGGACGATGGGCCGCTGACGCGCATCCGGTTCGAGATCGTGCACCCGGAGCACGGCGAGCTGCTCGTGAACTTTGTGGACCAGCGCATCTTCGGGTCGATGGCACTCGATGTGCTGCAGCAGACGCCGGACGGGGCGGCCGGTGGGTACGGGTCGTCTCTCGCGCTCGTTCCCGGCCAGGTGGCGCACATTTCACGTGACCCGCTCGACCCGGCGTTCGACGATGCGGCGTTCGTCGCGGCGCTGCGGCGGCGCCGCACGGGCATCAAGCGGGCGTTGCTTGACCAGACGTTGGTGAGCGGCATCGGCAACATTTACGCCGACGAGGCGCTGTGGGCGGCGCGCCTGCACTACGACTGGCCGACCGCGTCGCTGCCCGTTGCGCGCGTTCGCGAGCTGCTCACCGAGGTGCGCGTGGTGTTGGCGCGGGCGCTCGAGGAGGGTGGCACGTCGTTCGACGCCCAGTACGTCAACGTGAACGGCGCTTCGGGGTATTTCAGCCATTCGCTGCGCGCCTACGGCCAGCAGGGTAAGGCGTGCTCGCGGTGCGGAGGTCTGATCGTGCGTGAGCAGTTCATGAACCGCGGCTCGCACTTCTGCCCGCGCTGCCAGCCGCGCCCCCGCCGCCGCGCCGCCTGA
- a CDS encoding N-acetyltransferase — protein MTGLEITEVVIPGSVDAPNAADFLACIDVRSAVWSHDSGTQDEVRPPEEMLPGWRKQEFEPKRMLLARLDGRPVGRALAERVEALAREARATKFIVYAPCWRVGGPRLAAPTGFGDVAADTPETRLLQSFGYRLEQVERGSRLPLPVDAAVLEAMQEEAGETAGDEYRIHTWVDATPPEWREDIAHLLTRMSTDAPSAGLEESEDPWTVERLLADEALEEDSPTVRLVAAVEHVPSGRLAGFTELVLPENLARPVDQEDTIVVREHRGHRLGMLLKIANIAHLQRVRPGHPRIVTYNAEENRHMLDVNEAIGFEPFVYEGAWRKDVPA, from the coding sequence ATGACCGGCCTAGAGATCACCGAGGTGGTCATTCCAGGCAGCGTCGACGCGCCGAACGCCGCCGACTTTCTCGCCTGCATCGACGTGCGCAGCGCGGTCTGGTCGCACGACTCGGGTACCCAGGACGAGGTGCGTCCGCCGGAGGAGATGCTTCCCGGCTGGAGGAAGCAGGAATTCGAGCCGAAACGGATGCTGTTGGCGCGTCTCGACGGACGCCCCGTCGGGCGCGCCCTCGCCGAGCGCGTCGAGGCTCTCGCGCGGGAGGCACGGGCGACGAAGTTCATCGTCTACGCCCCGTGCTGGAGGGTCGGCGGGCCGCGGCTCGCCGCACCCACGGGCTTCGGCGACGTGGCCGCCGATACCCCCGAGACCCGGCTGCTGCAGTCGTTCGGCTACCGGCTGGAGCAAGTGGAGCGGGGCAGTCGCCTCCCTCTTCCCGTGGATGCTGCCGTGCTCGAGGCGATGCAGGAGGAGGCGGGGGAAACAGCGGGAGACGAGTACCGCATCCACACGTGGGTCGATGCGACGCCGCCCGAGTGGCGGGAGGACATCGCGCACCTGCTGACGCGCATGAGCACCGACGCGCCGTCGGCCGGGCTGGAGGAGAGCGAGGACCCGTGGACGGTGGAGCGCCTGCTCGCCGACGAGGCCCTCGAGGAGGACAGCCCGACCGTGCGACTCGTCGCCGCGGTCGAACACGTGCCCAGCGGGCGGCTCGCCGGATTCACGGAGCTCGTCCTGCCGGAGAACCTCGCGCGCCCCGTTGACCAGGAGGACACGATCGTCGTGCGCGAGCACCGCGGGCACCGCCTCGGGATGCTACTGAAGATCGCGAACATCGCACACCTGCAGCGGGTGCGGCCCGGACACCCCCGCATCGTGACCTACAACGCGGAGGAGAACCGCCACATGCTCGACGTCAACGAGGCGATCGGTTTCGAACCGTTCGTCTACGAGGGGGCGTGGAGGAAGGACGTGCCCGCGTAG